In Gymnogyps californianus isolate 813 chromosome 1, ASM1813914v2, whole genome shotgun sequence, the following are encoded in one genomic region:
- the LOC127029372 gene encoding NEDD4-binding protein 2-like 2 isoform X6, producing MLHAESRVRLLECQDEITIEPCSKKMKSTEGAYKKLSDGDNQGIQEEGDAERTSNDLIPTYASDNQGQHEMQKQEKIPTGVLGTLNEVLPGNSLVLSQPADSETVQNAKPPFASINDTEVEEEKGPVITNNAGEDNIKNSSTSFSINRNLTFSDEEFFTSKEFIGPIYKPAEGDKQDRSGSCNECRSSEGDQNELHENRAKRKEAKKMQTISSAVPEIDDELDQFYKEIHQLENENLDTSFQEKETETSQEQYSPYNFSQTSQEDYQRVLLGSPQPFYENGQCFFGEQNSQKTSNEQQFVVETSGWKTENTFNGQVDSKYWNYSVPEFRPAWQSRESFIVPQGPLPPRFNHRSHFQILNSPPQKTNALHSQNGELSYKNYGYHGNTDINSHGPLLDQSTSYAGHIDIHTTQVFRNGNNDQNGLQNNDQNRLQNNGFCETREERWKDPKADNTEGMHSFSSLQLPEERLGCSQKLLLILRGLPGSGKSTLSRILLGQSCDGIVFSTDEYFRQQDGYTYNAAQLGDAHDWNQKRAKQAMEQGKSPVIIDNTNTQAWEMKPYVEALEKGYRVEFHEPDTWWKFDPEELEKRNKHGVTREKIAQMLERYEYQISIPIVMNSVVPPHKNTQRPPLQRRHRWGGNTDSWNSFSISSSR from the exons atgCTTCATGCTGAAAGTAGAGTAAGGCTCTTGGAGTGTCAGGATGAAATCACAATTGAACCATGTtctaaaaaaatgaagtcaacaGAAGGGGCTTACAAGAAACTCTCTGATGGTGATAACCAAGGAATTcaggaggagggggatgctGAGAGAACATCAAATGATTTGATACCGACGTATGCCTCAGATAACCAAGGGCAACATGAAAtgcagaagcaagagaaaatacCTACTGGTGTCTTGGGAACACTGAATGAAGTGCTCCCTGGAAATAGTCTAGTGCTTAGTCAGCCAGCCGATTCAGAAACTGTGCAGAATGCAAAGCCTCCATTTGCGTCAATAAATGACACTGAAGTTGAAGAAGAGAAAGGCCCTGTTATTACAAATAATGCTGGTGaagataatattaaaaatagcagtaCGTCATTCTCCATAAATAGAAATCTTACATTCTCAGATGAAGAGTTTTTTACAAGCAAAGAATTTATTGGACCGATTTACAAGCCTGCTGAAGGTGACAAACAGGACAGATCTGGCAGTTGCAATGAATGTAGAAGCAGTGAGGGAGATCAGAATGAATTGCATGAAAACAGAGCTAAAAGAAAGGAGGCAAAGAAGATGCAGactatttcttctgctgtaccAGAAATAGATGATGAACTGGACCAGTTCTATAAAGAAATTCAccagctggaaaatgaaaatttagatactagttttcaggaaaaagaaactgaaacgTCTCAGGAACAATACTCTCCGTATAACTTTAGTCAAACCTCACAAGAGGATTATCAACGCGTGTTGTTGGGCAGCCCACAACCATTTTATGAGAATGGACAGTGTTTCTTTGGAGAACAGAACAGTCAGAAAACAAGCAATGAGCAGCAGTTTGTCGTGGAAACAAGtggctggaaaactgaaaatacctTTAATGGACAAGTAGATTCTAAATATTGGAACTACTCAGTGCCTGAATTCAGACCTGCTTGGCAGTCAAGAGAGTCTTTCATAGTACCTCAGGGACCTCTTCCTCCTAGATTCAACCATCGGTCACATTTTCAGATACTTAATTCCCCACCACAAAAAACAAATGCTCTCCATTCTCAGAATGGTGAACTTTCTTACAAAAATTATGGTTACCATGGAAATACTGATATCAACAGTCATGGTCCATTGCTTGATCAAAGTACCAGCTATGCTGGTCATATTGATATCCATACTACTCAGGtcttcagaaatggaaataatgacCAGAACGGACTCCAAAATAATGACCAGAACAGACTCCAAAATAATGGTTTCTGTGAAACCAGAGAAGAGCGTTGGAAGGATCCAAAAGCTGACAATACAGAAGGAAtgcacagcttttcttccttgcagttACCTGAAGAAAGACTTGGTTGTTCACAGAAATTGCTCCTCATCTTAAGAGGCCTACCCGGTTCAGGGAAATCAACACTTTCTCG TATTCTGCTTGGTCAAAGTTGTGACGGCATTGTATTCAGCACCGATGAGTATTTTCGTCAACAAGATGGATATACATATAATGCTGCTCAGCTTGGTGATGCCCATGACTGGAACCAGAAGAGAG caaagcaagcaaTGGAGCAGGGAAAATCTCCAGTTATAATAGACAACACTAATACTCAAGCCTGGGAAATGAAGCCATATGTGGAA GCTCTAGAAAAGGGATACAGAGTGGAGTTCCATGAGCCAGATACTTGGTGGAAGTTTGATCCTGAAGAATTAGAAAA gagGAATAAACATGGGGTCACTCGTGAGAAGATTGCTCAGATGTTGGAACGATATGAATATCAAATATCCATACCTATTGTCATGAATTCAGTGGTACCTCCCCACAAAAACACTCAAAGGCCACCTCTGCAGCGAAGACATAGGTGGGGAGGCAATACAGACTCATGgaattctttcagtatttccagTAGCCGATAA